Proteins co-encoded in one Streptomyces roseochromogenus subsp. oscitans DS 12.976 genomic window:
- the ahcY gene encoding adenosylhomocysteinase, with translation MSETAPHTADFADFADFKVADLSLAEFGRKEITLAEHEMPGLMAIRKEYAEAQPLAGARITGSLHMTVQTAVLIETLVALGAQVRWASCNIFSTQDHAAAAIAAAGIPVFAWKGETLQEYWWCTEQALTWPGQAGPNMILDDGGDATLLVHKGVEYQKTGQLPPADNEELAVVQSLLKASALDWTALAGEIRGVTEETTTGVHRLYEMHRDGALLFPAINVNDAVTKSKFDNKYGCRHSLVDGINRATDVLIGGKVAVVCGYGDVGKGCAESLRGQGARVIVTEIDPICALQAAMDGYQVAALESVVGIADIFVTTTGNRDVIMAGHMERMKHQAIVGNIGHFDNEIDMAGLAGIPGIVKTEVKPQVHEWRFPDGHTVIVLSEGRLLNLGNATGHPSFVMSNSFADQTLAQIELFTKPDEYPTGVHVLPKHLDEKVARLHLAALGVELTTLTPVQADYLGVPVEGPYKPEQYRY, from the coding sequence ATGTCCGAAACCGCCCCGCACACCGCCGATTTCGCCGATTTCGCCGATTTCAAGGTCGCCGACCTGTCGCTGGCCGAGTTCGGCCGCAAGGAGATCACCCTCGCCGAGCACGAGATGCCGGGCCTGATGGCGATCCGGAAGGAGTACGCCGAGGCCCAGCCCCTCGCCGGCGCACGGATCACCGGCTCGCTGCACATGACCGTACAGACGGCCGTCCTGATCGAGACCCTGGTGGCGCTGGGCGCGCAGGTGCGCTGGGCCTCCTGCAACATCTTCTCCACCCAGGACCACGCCGCCGCGGCGATCGCCGCCGCCGGGATCCCGGTCTTCGCGTGGAAGGGCGAGACCCTCCAGGAGTACTGGTGGTGCACCGAGCAGGCGCTGACCTGGCCGGGCCAGGCGGGCCCGAACATGATCCTGGACGACGGCGGTGACGCCACCCTCCTCGTCCACAAGGGTGTCGAGTACCAGAAGACCGGCCAGCTCCCGCCCGCCGACAACGAGGAACTGGCTGTCGTACAGAGCCTGTTGAAGGCGAGCGCCCTCGACTGGACCGCGCTCGCGGGTGAGATCCGCGGGGTGACCGAGGAGACCACCACCGGCGTCCACCGGCTGTACGAGATGCACCGCGACGGCGCCCTCCTGTTCCCGGCGATCAACGTCAACGACGCCGTCACCAAGTCGAAGTTCGACAACAAGTACGGCTGCCGCCACTCCCTCGTCGACGGCATCAACCGCGCCACCGACGTCCTGATCGGCGGAAAGGTCGCGGTGGTGTGCGGCTACGGCGACGTCGGCAAGGGCTGCGCCGAGTCCCTGCGCGGGCAGGGCGCCCGCGTCATCGTCACCGAGATCGACCCGATCTGCGCGCTCCAGGCCGCGATGGACGGCTACCAGGTCGCCGCCCTGGAGAGCGTCGTCGGGATCGCCGACATCTTCGTCACCACGACCGGCAACCGCGACGTCATCATGGCCGGCCACATGGAGCGGATGAAGCACCAGGCGATCGTCGGCAACATCGGCCACTTCGACAACGAGATCGACATGGCCGGCCTCGCCGGGATCCCGGGCATCGTGAAGACCGAGGTCAAGCCGCAGGTCCACGAATGGCGCTTCCCGGACGGTCACACGGTCATCGTGCTGTCCGAGGGCCGCCTGCTGAACCTGGGCAACGCCACCGGTCACCCGTCGTTCGTGATGTCCAACTCCTTCGCGGACCAGACCCTGGCCCAGATCGAGCTGTTCACCAAGCCCGACGAGTACCCGACCGGTGTCCACGTGCTTCCGAAGCACCTCGACGAGAAGGTCGCCCGCCTCCACCTGGCCGCCCTCGGAGTCGAGCTCACCACCCTGACCCCGGTCCAGGCCGACTACCTCGGTGTGCCGGTGGAGGGCCCCTACAAGCCCGAGCAGTACCGCTACTGA
- the metK gene encoding methionine adenosyltransferase, translated as MSRRLFTSESVTEGHPDKIADQISDTILDALLAADPASRVAVETLITTGQVHIAGEVTTKAYADIATLVRDRILRIGYDSSKKGFDGASCGVSVSIGAQSPDIAQGVDTAYETRVDGDDDELDKQGAGDQGLMFGYACDDTPELMPLPIHLAHRLSRRLAEVRKNGTVPYLRPDGKTQVTIEYDGDKAVRLDTVVVSSQHAADIDLESLLTPDIREFVVEPELRALAESGITLETEGYRLLVNPTGRFEIGGPMGDAGLTGRKIIIDTYGGMARHGGGAFSGKDPSKVDRSAAYAMRWVAKNVVAAGLASRCEVQVAYAIGKAEPVGLFVETFGTETVPVARIQEAVSKVFDLRPAAIIRDLDLLRPIYSQTAAYGHFGRELPDFTWERTDRAADLRAAAQS; from the coding sequence ATGTCTCGCCGCCTGTTCACCTCGGAGTCCGTGACCGAGGGCCACCCCGACAAGATCGCCGACCAGATCAGCGACACCATCCTCGACGCCCTGCTCGCCGCCGACCCGGCCTCCCGGGTCGCCGTGGAGACGCTGATCACCACCGGCCAGGTGCACATCGCCGGTGAGGTGACCACGAAGGCGTACGCGGACATCGCGACGCTGGTCCGCGACCGGATCCTGCGGATCGGCTACGACTCCTCCAAGAAGGGCTTCGACGGCGCCTCCTGCGGTGTGTCGGTGTCGATCGGCGCGCAGTCGCCCGACATCGCGCAGGGTGTGGACACGGCGTACGAGACCCGTGTGGACGGTGATGACGACGAGCTGGACAAACAGGGCGCCGGCGACCAGGGCCTGATGTTCGGCTACGCCTGCGACGACACCCCTGAGCTGATGCCGCTGCCGATCCACCTGGCCCACCGGCTCTCCCGCCGCCTGGCCGAGGTCCGCAAGAACGGGACCGTCCCCTATCTGCGCCCGGACGGCAAGACACAGGTCACCATCGAGTACGACGGCGACAAGGCCGTACGCCTGGACACGGTGGTCGTCTCCTCGCAGCACGCCGCCGACATCGACCTGGAGTCGCTGCTCACGCCCGACATCCGCGAGTTCGTGGTGGAGCCGGAGCTGAGGGCCCTCGCCGAGAGCGGGATCACCCTGGAGACGGAGGGCTACCGGCTGCTCGTCAACCCGACCGGCCGCTTCGAGATCGGCGGCCCGATGGGCGACGCCGGGCTGACCGGCCGCAAGATCATCATCGACACGTACGGCGGTATGGCCCGCCACGGCGGCGGCGCCTTCTCCGGCAAGGACCCGTCCAAGGTGGACCGCAGCGCCGCGTACGCGATGCGCTGGGTCGCGAAGAACGTGGTGGCGGCGGGCCTGGCCTCCCGCTGCGAGGTCCAGGTCGCCTACGCGATCGGCAAGGCCGAGCCGGTCGGCCTGTTCGTCGAGACGTTCGGCACCGAGACCGTGCCGGTGGCGCGCATCCAGGAGGCCGTGTCCAAGGTCTTCGACCTGCGCCCGGCCGCGATCATCCGCGACCTCGACCTGCTCCGCCCGATCTACTCCCAGACGGCGGCCTACGGCCACTTCGGCCGCGAGCTGCCCGACTTCACCTGGGAGCGCACCGACCGCGCCGCCGACCTGCGCGCCGCCGCCCAGTCCTGA